From the genome of Gemmatimonas phototrophica, one region includes:
- a CDS encoding ECF-type sigma factor, translating to MSESATNTQGEVTRLLQRASEGEAGALQQVLGMLHDRLRGIAHRQLANEGEGHTLETDGLVHEAYLRLAGIDRMHWRDRQHVLAMAAKTMRRVLIDYAEQRRAHKRGSGDLPLPLEEADAAGAVIDRHADELHALDEALERLAQFNPRLGQVVECRFFVGLSIEETAEALDLSPATVKRDWTTARAWLNRELSS from the coding sequence ATGTCTGAGTCCGCCACCAATACCCAGGGAGAGGTGACCCGCCTGCTCCAGCGCGCCAGCGAGGGGGAGGCCGGGGCCTTGCAGCAGGTGCTGGGCATGCTGCACGACAGACTGCGCGGCATTGCGCACCGCCAGCTGGCCAACGAAGGAGAGGGACACACCCTCGAAACGGACGGGCTCGTGCACGAGGCCTACCTGCGGCTGGCGGGGATCGATCGCATGCATTGGCGTGACCGGCAACATGTGTTGGCCATGGCCGCCAAGACCATGCGTCGGGTGCTCATCGACTACGCCGAGCAGCGTCGGGCCCATAAGCGGGGCAGTGGCGATCTGCCGCTCCCCCTGGAAGAGGCCGATGCCGCCGGTGCCGTTATTGATCGTCACGCGGACGAACTGCACGCGCTGGACGAGGCACTGGAACGACTCGCCCAGTTCAATCCGCGGCTCGGGCAGGTCGTAGAGTGTCGATTCTTCGTGGGACTCAGCATTGAAGAGACGGCCGAAGCGCTCGATCTCTCACCGGCCACGGTGAAGCGCGACTGGACGACGGCCAGAGCGTGGCTGAACCGGGAACTGTCGTCGTGA
- a CDS encoding acyl-CoA dehydrogenase family protein encodes MIASSSSMQTSVLSDELLIRCHERVPLFDRENRFGMEDFEELQQAGYLRLPIPTAFGGLGLSLSDLVREQRRLAYFAAPTAEAVTMHFAWVGVAASLWQKGDRSLQWVLEEAARGRIFSAGHAESGHDVPLTSSTTRAERVQGGYRITGHKSFGALGPVWDYMGLHALDDSDPMAPVIVHVFMPRNTEGYARRDGAESLGMRATRRDETLLDGAFIPDRYIARMVPAGSRGLEAFVVTLMAWQLLGAAAVSAGMARRALDLTMETLRTSSHAASGLAMAQHAGVQQRVADMGLELEAIEPHLQHTAAEWSNGVLHGARWPMKLLAAKHHAAEGAFRVIDTALDLAGGMGISRRAGLEQLFRDARLSRVHPGNALYVHDVVGRTLLGLN; translated from the coding sequence ATGATCGCCTCGTCTTCCTCAATGCAGACCTCGGTGTTGTCTGATGAGCTGCTGATCCGGTGCCATGAGCGCGTCCCGCTCTTTGACCGGGAGAACCGCTTTGGCATGGAGGACTTCGAGGAGTTGCAGCAGGCGGGATACCTGCGTCTTCCCATTCCCACGGCGTTTGGCGGTCTGGGGCTGAGCCTGAGCGATCTGGTACGGGAGCAACGACGCCTGGCCTATTTCGCCGCCCCGACAGCCGAAGCCGTTACCATGCATTTTGCATGGGTTGGCGTGGCGGCCAGTCTTTGGCAGAAGGGCGATCGGTCACTGCAATGGGTCCTGGAAGAGGCCGCGCGTGGGCGCATCTTTTCGGCGGGACACGCCGAAAGTGGCCACGATGTACCGCTCACCAGTTCCACCACGCGTGCCGAGCGGGTGCAGGGTGGCTATCGGATTACCGGGCACAAGTCATTTGGCGCGCTGGGACCCGTGTGGGATTACATGGGACTGCACGCGCTTGACGATTCCGACCCGATGGCCCCCGTCATCGTGCATGTCTTCATGCCCCGCAACACGGAGGGGTATGCGCGTCGTGACGGCGCGGAATCGTTGGGAATGCGGGCCACGCGTCGGGATGAGACTCTGCTCGACGGGGCATTCATTCCCGATCGTTATATCGCGCGGATGGTGCCGGCCGGCTCACGAGGGCTCGAGGCCTTTGTCGTAACGCTGATGGCGTGGCAATTGCTTGGTGCCGCGGCGGTATCGGCGGGCATGGCGCGGCGCGCCCTGGATCTCACCATGGAAACACTCCGTACGTCCAGCCATGCGGCGTCCGGACTGGCCATGGCGCAGCACGCCGGCGTGCAGCAGCGGGTGGCCGATATGGGGCTGGAACTGGAGGCCATCGAGCCCCACCTCCAACACACGGCCGCCGAGTGGTCGAACGGTGTGTTGCACGGTGCGCGCTGGCCCATGAAACTGTTGGCCGCCAAACATCACGCGGCAGAAGGCGCGTTCCGGGTAATTGATACGGCCTTGGATCTGGCCGGCGGGATGGGGATCTCGCGGCGGGCCGGTCTTGAGCAGCTGTTTCGCGATGCGCGACTGAGCCGGGTGCATCCGGGCAACGCCCTCTACGTACACGACGTGGTAGGCAGGACGCTGCTCGGGCTCAACTGA
- a CDS encoding DUF4242 domain-containing protein has product MPHYIIERNVGQLTPEQLQAAGRTSNQVLSDMPEVVWVKSYVSDAEGKIYCEYIAPNPEAVLEHARRSGIPAHRISEVSLEINPAMFV; this is encoded by the coding sequence ATGCCGCACTACATCATTGAGCGTAACGTTGGACAGCTGACCCCCGAACAGTTGCAGGCTGCCGGACGCACCTCCAATCAGGTGCTGAGCGACATGCCGGAGGTGGTGTGGGTCAAGAGCTATGTGTCGGACGCCGAAGGGAAAATTTATTGCGAGTACATCGCGCCTAATCCCGAGGCGGTACTTGAGCACGCCCGGCGGAGCGGCATCCCCGCCCATCGCATCTCCGAGGTGTCGCTCGAAATCAACCCGGCGATGTTCGTGTAG
- a CDS encoding serine/threonine-protein kinase PknK — MAEPGTVVVSETPAANEAHWVALEALLHRALEQPPEERAAFLRGACPDVALRREVEALLAAHDTRGPIDQLADSVMQPLLTPKALPSAPEEALSGHDRYRIIERLGGGGMGVVYRARDTRLERDVAMKFLPPHLSADHGAKTRFLVEARAAAALEHPNICTVHEIGDTADGQLYIVMACYDGETLDRRIARAPLDVAEAMRVTAEVARGLAKAHERGIVHRDIKPANVMVTHDGLVKILDFGIAKLSGVNVTHTVGAIGTLAYMSPEQAFGEQVDHRTDVWSLGVVLYEMLTGLRPFRGPGEQSLLVAALTSDPESVRVHRPELPPEMDVLIRRALAKQPSERFENAIAMMQAVLACPTTITPAALVGGHALVDSKGGTGPVRENDPGDSTLAHAGERRQVTLVASTVAGHDLLVERLSPERADAVMARIRDAAHEVATQFGGIVNHFGADQFVVLFGVPTAHEDDAVRGVRAALAMHTRMTEIAAELEARWSSQLRLRSGIHTGLVVAQRLRQGDRRYRISGPPSELASRLSAHAQDDAILMSPETRRLVAPFIFTGEAPALHLGGQTGTVMPHRVLGSSDVRSRFEGITTALTPFVGREQERALLAQQWQHARDGAGRMVVLVGEAGAGKSRLLHELRESATADGARMLAGRCDAYGSGTPFLPFVEAAQELLQLDRRTNSAERHDTVVLAVRALDRSLDEFLPLYLALLSIPSDAHPVPDHLKGELFQVAMLSAVAALFTTGAQSAPAVLLLEDWHWADEGSRAALRQMVEVVSAVPLCIVVTSRPDMSLDWGSSEHHTVLHLPPLDTSASEAIACAVLGADRVSTELVARLHERTGGNPFFLEEVCEALREEGAVLLRDGLAVLPDDTGALHVPETIQGVLRTRMDRLDAEARDVLRVASVVGREFSRGVLEDVVESNVSLTRALDRLKQSGLVQQMRVVPEAVYRFKHALTEEVAYDSLLEHQRHALHDRVGAAIEARYTGQLEEQVERLVHHFSRAESWVKAVRYGMQSADRAAVLNQYADAMATLEKVQEWLTFLADGGEKEDLETDLLLRQERICEALGLRMRQMGIVATLVSRLVPGGPSERLAQAYLRQGDAYTLLRRYSEAEEALRNSLSVADALGNTASRRNALRSLALLRSHEARHEEALETIQQVIAMGHALGDPRAEAGDLATMANILRALGQHQRALDTITGAIASGHVDVHSLRYGALLNVMATVYRDLGLYDQALDYYRQTAGLLSNSVYASFSLPGIAFVQLQQGHVEDALSTYREAVALNKKIRYADGSAHACRSLGEVLVGLKRDAEAVPYLRDAAALFRQLEDHENEALMWRRLAMAHETLRQFDDATAAWNQVLVYVRAGAPLNEAEATDGLSRAQLGTHNAAGIQCWQRGAFDEALSHFEAGLRLCEETSDRVHEGLMRNSVAATLLRLQQPARAIPILQRSIEVTMECGEHTLQVHALLTLTRAFMATAARESALSVLAQARNLVGTLHDDTIAAAVERLQHDLVSQSSAAATPVA; from the coding sequence GTGGCTGAACCGGGAACTGTCGTCGTGAGCGAAACGCCGGCGGCGAACGAGGCCCATTGGGTGGCGCTGGAGGCGCTGCTCCATCGGGCATTGGAGCAGCCACCGGAAGAGCGGGCGGCCTTTCTCCGGGGAGCGTGTCCCGACGTGGCACTTCGCCGTGAAGTGGAGGCCTTGCTCGCCGCGCACGATACCCGCGGCCCGATTGACCAGTTGGCGGATAGCGTCATGCAGCCGCTCCTGACGCCCAAGGCACTGCCGTCGGCTCCCGAAGAGGCGCTGAGCGGGCACGATCGGTATCGCATCATTGAGCGGCTGGGCGGGGGCGGCATGGGCGTGGTGTACCGCGCCAGAGATACGCGCCTTGAGCGTGACGTGGCGATGAAATTTCTGCCGCCGCATCTCAGCGCTGATCATGGCGCCAAGACGCGCTTTCTGGTGGAGGCCCGCGCCGCCGCCGCGTTGGAGCACCCCAATATCTGCACGGTGCACGAAATCGGTGATACGGCTGATGGACAGTTGTACATCGTGATGGCCTGCTACGATGGGGAGACGCTGGACCGTCGCATTGCCCGGGCGCCACTCGACGTGGCCGAGGCCATGCGGGTCACCGCCGAAGTGGCACGCGGATTGGCGAAGGCGCATGAGCGCGGCATTGTGCACCGCGATATCAAGCCCGCCAATGTGATGGTCACGCACGATGGCCTGGTAAAGATCCTCGACTTCGGCATTGCCAAGCTGTCGGGGGTGAATGTGACCCACACGGTAGGCGCCATCGGGACACTGGCCTACATGAGCCCCGAGCAGGCGTTCGGCGAGCAGGTGGACCACCGGACCGACGTGTGGTCACTCGGGGTGGTGTTGTACGAAATGCTCACAGGGCTCCGGCCATTCCGTGGCCCGGGGGAACAGTCCCTGCTGGTGGCTGCACTTACCTCCGATCCGGAAAGTGTGCGCGTCCACCGTCCGGAACTGCCACCGGAGATGGACGTGCTCATTCGCCGGGCGCTGGCCAAGCAGCCGTCGGAGCGCTTCGAGAACGCCATCGCCATGATGCAAGCAGTACTCGCGTGCCCCACCACCATAACGCCGGCGGCATTGGTGGGGGGGCACGCCCTGGTCGATTCGAAAGGGGGCACCGGTCCAGTCCGTGAAAACGACCCTGGCGATAGCACCCTGGCGCATGCAGGGGAACGTCGGCAGGTCACGCTGGTGGCGAGTACGGTGGCCGGACACGACCTGCTGGTGGAACGATTGTCCCCTGAACGGGCAGACGCGGTAATGGCGCGTATCCGCGACGCGGCCCACGAAGTTGCCACGCAGTTTGGCGGTATTGTGAATCATTTCGGCGCCGATCAGTTCGTGGTGCTCTTTGGTGTCCCAACCGCCCATGAAGACGACGCGGTACGCGGCGTGCGCGCCGCGCTCGCCATGCATACGCGGATGACGGAGATTGCCGCGGAGCTGGAGGCCAGATGGTCCTCCCAATTGCGCCTGCGCTCCGGCATCCACACCGGACTGGTCGTCGCGCAGCGCTTGCGACAGGGCGATCGCCGCTATCGCATTAGCGGCCCCCCGTCAGAGCTTGCGTCGCGACTGTCGGCGCATGCTCAAGACGACGCGATTCTGATGAGCCCGGAGACGCGACGTCTCGTCGCCCCGTTCATCTTTACCGGGGAAGCTCCCGCGCTGCATCTGGGTGGACAAACCGGTACGGTCATGCCGCACCGGGTACTCGGCTCGTCGGATGTACGCTCGCGCTTTGAAGGCATTACCACCGCGCTCACGCCGTTTGTCGGCCGCGAACAGGAACGGGCATTGCTGGCACAGCAATGGCAGCATGCACGTGACGGGGCGGGACGCATGGTGGTGCTGGTGGGCGAGGCCGGTGCGGGGAAGAGCCGGCTGCTGCACGAGCTTCGGGAGTCGGCCACGGCTGACGGCGCCCGCATGCTCGCCGGCCGCTGTGATGCCTATGGGAGTGGCACGCCATTCCTCCCCTTTGTTGAGGCGGCCCAGGAGCTGTTGCAGCTGGACCGTCGCACCAACAGCGCCGAACGGCATGACACGGTCGTGCTGGCGGTGCGCGCACTCGATCGGTCACTTGACGAGTTCCTTCCGCTCTATCTGGCGCTGCTCTCCATTCCCAGTGACGCACATCCGGTCCCGGATCATCTCAAGGGCGAGTTGTTTCAGGTGGCCATGCTCTCGGCCGTCGCTGCCTTGTTCACCACAGGGGCACAATCGGCGCCCGCGGTGCTGTTGCTGGAAGATTGGCATTGGGCCGACGAAGGATCGCGGGCAGCGCTGCGCCAGATGGTCGAAGTCGTATCGGCCGTTCCCTTGTGCATCGTGGTGACCTCCCGTCCCGATATGTCGCTCGACTGGGGAAGCAGTGAGCATCACACGGTGCTGCATCTGCCCCCCCTGGATACCAGCGCCTCGGAAGCCATTGCGTGCGCGGTATTGGGCGCAGACAGGGTATCCACGGAACTCGTCGCCCGACTTCACGAGCGCACTGGCGGAAACCCGTTTTTCCTCGAGGAGGTGTGCGAAGCCCTGCGCGAGGAAGGCGCGGTGCTGTTGCGCGATGGTCTTGCCGTGCTCCCCGACGACACGGGCGCACTACACGTTCCGGAAACCATTCAGGGGGTTCTGCGTACCCGCATGGATCGCCTCGATGCGGAGGCACGCGACGTGTTGCGCGTGGCGTCTGTTGTTGGTCGGGAGTTTTCCCGTGGGGTGTTGGAAGACGTCGTGGAAAGCAACGTGTCGCTCACGCGTGCCTTGGACCGACTCAAGCAGTCTGGCCTGGTCCAGCAAATGCGCGTGGTGCCGGAGGCCGTGTATCGCTTCAAGCATGCCCTCACCGAGGAAGTCGCCTACGACAGTCTGTTGGAGCACCAGCGCCATGCACTGCATGACCGCGTAGGTGCCGCGATTGAAGCGCGGTATACCGGACAGTTGGAAGAGCAGGTGGAGCGTCTGGTCCATCACTTCAGCCGCGCAGAATCGTGGGTGAAAGCCGTGCGTTATGGCATGCAATCGGCCGACCGTGCGGCGGTGCTGAACCAGTATGCCGATGCGATGGCCACGCTGGAGAAGGTGCAGGAGTGGTTGACATTCCTCGCGGACGGTGGGGAGAAGGAGGATCTCGAGACGGATCTTCTGCTGCGCCAGGAACGCATCTGCGAGGCGCTTGGCTTGCGGATGCGCCAAATGGGCATTGTCGCAACACTGGTTTCGCGGTTGGTGCCCGGTGGGCCCTCTGAACGGCTGGCACAAGCGTATCTGCGACAGGGTGATGCCTACACCCTGCTACGACGGTACAGCGAAGCTGAAGAGGCGCTCCGCAACTCCCTCAGCGTGGCCGACGCCCTCGGGAATACCGCGAGCCGACGGAATGCGCTGCGCAGCCTCGCGCTGCTGCGTTCACATGAAGCGCGCCACGAGGAAGCGCTGGAAACCATTCAGCAGGTGATCGCCATGGGGCACGCACTGGGCGACCCGCGGGCTGAGGCCGGTGACCTCGCGACCATGGCCAATATTCTGCGCGCCCTTGGTCAGCATCAGCGAGCCCTTGATACGATTACGGGGGCTATCGCCAGCGGACACGTCGATGTGCACTCGCTTCGCTACGGCGCGCTGCTCAACGTCATGGCCACCGTATATCGTGATCTCGGTCTATACGATCAGGCGTTGGACTATTATCGGCAAACGGCAGGTCTGCTGAGCAATTCCGTATACGCGTCCTTCTCGCTGCCCGGCATTGCCTTCGTGCAGTTACAGCAGGGGCATGTCGAGGACGCACTTTCCACGTATCGCGAAGCGGTAGCCCTCAACAAGAAGATCCGATACGCTGATGGATCCGCTCATGCCTGTCGTTCGTTGGGGGAAGTCCTGGTCGGGCTGAAACGCGATGCCGAGGCGGTCCCATATCTGCGCGATGCGGCCGCCCTGTTCCGTCAGCTTGAGGACCACGAAAACGAAGCGTTGATGTGGCGTCGTCTGGCGATGGCGCACGAGACCCTGCGGCAGTTTGACGACGCCACGGCGGCGTGGAATCAGGTGCTCGTGTACGTACGGGCAGGGGCCCCGCTCAACGAGGCGGAGGCCACGGATGGTTTGTCGCGCGCGCAGCTGGGGACGCACAATGCGGCGGGCATCCAATGCTGGCAGCGAGGGGCCTTTGACGAGGCGTTGAGCCATTTTGAGGCCGGACTCCGCCTCTGTGAGGAGACATCGGACCGTGTACACGAGGGGCTGATGCGCAACAGTGTCGCAGCGACCCTGCTGCGCCTGCAGCAGCCCGCGCGGGCCATCCCCATTCTGCAACGGAGCATCGAAGTCACCATGGAGTGCGGTGAACACACGTTGCAGGTGCACGCCTTGCTCACCCTCACGCGGGCGTTCATGGCGACGGCCGCGCGCGAATCGGCGCTGTCCGTGCTTGCCCAGGCGCGCAATCTCGTTGGCACCCTGCACGACGATACCATAGCGGCGGCAGTGGAGCGGCTCCAGCACGACCTTGTCAGTCAATCGTCAGCGGCCGCAACGCCGGTCGCGTAG
- a CDS encoding cytochrome P450 — translation MLRLDPVTRRLSLNPRDPQFYQDPYGAYARILAECPVVFWEELGLWCFFAHDEVNQLLRDRRFGREILHVASREQLGWPSPAPHTRDFDAIDAHSMLEREPPVHTRLRGLVSRAFVSRRVEALRPAIERMAHTLIDTFPDEPFDLIAHYATPIPVRLIAQMLGVPESMAPQLLQWSHAMVAMYGVGRTFAVEVQANEAAAEFGDFIRATVAARRLAPGNDLLSALIEAEEQGDRLSEAELVSTAILLLNAGHEATVHALGNAVHVVLRHQVDLREALAGDEAMAQLVEEALRFTPPLHLFKRYALQDLEVQGIRLKQGGQIALVLGATGRDPRVNAHPEHFDPARSACAHTSFGAGIHFCVGAPLARLELQCALRVLFTRCPQLALAEEPSVLDSWHFHGLDRLMVSRLP, via the coding sequence ATGCTGCGCCTTGACCCGGTAACCCGCCGGCTGTCGCTAAACCCGCGGGATCCGCAGTTCTATCAGGATCCCTACGGCGCGTATGCCCGAATTCTGGCGGAGTGTCCGGTCGTGTTCTGGGAAGAACTCGGCCTCTGGTGTTTCTTTGCACACGATGAGGTGAATCAGCTGCTGCGCGACCGGCGGTTTGGTCGTGAAATTCTGCACGTTGCGTCACGCGAGCAGTTGGGGTGGCCATCCCCTGCACCACACACACGGGACTTCGACGCCATTGACGCACACTCCATGCTTGAGCGTGAGCCGCCGGTGCACACGCGACTGCGGGGGCTGGTGAGTCGGGCCTTTGTTTCGCGACGTGTGGAGGCGCTGCGCCCGGCCATTGAGCGCATGGCACATACTCTTATTGACACATTTCCTGACGAGCCCTTTGATCTCATTGCCCACTACGCCACACCCATCCCCGTCCGTCTGATTGCCCAGATGCTGGGGGTCCCCGAATCCATGGCCCCACAGCTACTGCAGTGGTCCCACGCCATGGTGGCCATGTACGGCGTGGGCCGGACATTCGCAGTGGAAGTTCAGGCGAATGAAGCCGCGGCCGAGTTTGGCGATTTCATTCGCGCCACGGTGGCGGCGCGACGACTGGCGCCCGGAAACGACCTGCTCTCAGCGCTCATTGAGGCGGAAGAGCAAGGGGACCGACTATCCGAAGCGGAATTGGTGAGTACCGCCATTCTCCTGCTCAACGCCGGACACGAGGCGACAGTGCACGCGCTGGGCAATGCGGTCCATGTCGTGCTGCGTCACCAGGTGGACCTTCGCGAGGCGCTCGCAGGCGACGAGGCAATGGCTCAGCTGGTGGAGGAGGCGCTGCGTTTCACGCCCCCGCTGCACCTGTTCAAGCGGTACGCCTTGCAGGATCTCGAGGTACAGGGCATTCGGCTCAAGCAAGGGGGGCAAATCGCTCTGGTGCTGGGGGCCACCGGCCGGGACCCGCGGGTGAATGCCCACCCCGAGCACTTTGACCCTGCCCGCTCTGCATGTGCCCACACCAGTTTCGGGGCCGGGATTCACTTTTGCGTGGGGGCGCCACTCGCCCGTCTCGAGTTGCAGTGCGCCCTGCGGGTGCTCTTTACCAGATGCCCGCAGCTGGCGCTCGCCGAAGAGCCGTCGGTGCTGGACTCGTGGCACTTTCACGGGCTGGATCGGCTGATGGTGAGCCGTTTGCCCTGA
- a CDS encoding NAD-dependent succinate-semialdehyde dehydrogenase translates to MSLHLLRHDAYVNGAWVQAKDRRTFDVHNPSTGALVGTVPDMGRNDTRDAIAAAQQAWPAWRALTAKERAVVLRRWFSLIMEHRDALAHLMSCESGKVISESLGEVTYGAAFVEWFAEEGKRAYGDVIPPHTRDRRLVVIRQGIGVVAAISPWNFPLAMITRKVAPALAAGCPVVIKPPAETPCTALALAVLAEAAGVPAGVYNTVTSTRSDEVGRELCENPTVRKLSFTGSTAVGKQLMAQCAPTLTKLSLELGGNAPFIVFDDADLDAAVQGAIQSKFRHNGQTCVCANRLLVQRGVYDAFVARFTDAVASLRSGDVLDPSVQVGPLISLKALGKVQGLVEDAVQHGAAVLHGGRVRDGLFFEPTVLGNVTSDMRVAGEEVFGPVAPVFRFETEAEAIALANNTVYGLAAYFYSRDVGRCWRVAEALEFGMVGINEGLISTELAPFGGVKESGMGREGSRQGLDAYLETKYLCFGGV, encoded by the coding sequence ATGTCACTCCATCTGTTGCGGCACGATGCCTATGTGAACGGTGCCTGGGTGCAGGCGAAGGACCGGCGCACGTTCGATGTACACAATCCGTCTACCGGCGCGTTGGTTGGCACGGTTCCGGATATGGGGCGCAACGATACGCGCGACGCCATCGCCGCCGCGCAGCAGGCCTGGCCGGCCTGGCGCGCCCTGACCGCGAAAGAACGTGCGGTGGTGCTGCGTCGGTGGTTCTCGCTCATCATGGAGCATCGTGATGCGCTGGCGCATCTCATGTCATGTGAGAGCGGCAAGGTCATCAGCGAAAGCCTTGGTGAAGTGACCTACGGCGCGGCCTTTGTGGAGTGGTTTGCCGAAGAGGGCAAGCGTGCCTACGGTGACGTTATTCCGCCGCACACGCGGGACCGCCGTCTGGTGGTGATCAGGCAGGGCATTGGCGTGGTTGCGGCCATCTCGCCATGGAACTTCCCGTTGGCCATGATCACGCGAAAGGTGGCGCCCGCGCTGGCCGCGGGATGTCCGGTGGTCATCAAGCCGCCGGCCGAAACGCCGTGCACCGCGTTGGCGCTTGCGGTGCTGGCCGAAGCAGCCGGTGTGCCCGCAGGGGTCTACAACACGGTCACCTCGACGCGTAGTGACGAGGTGGGACGTGAATTGTGTGAGAATCCGACCGTGAGGAAGCTATCGTTTACCGGATCCACAGCGGTTGGTAAGCAACTCATGGCGCAGTGTGCGCCAACACTCACGAAGCTTTCGCTCGAGCTCGGAGGGAACGCTCCGTTCATTGTCTTCGACGATGCGGATCTCGACGCCGCTGTTCAGGGGGCTATTCAGTCCAAGTTCCGGCATAACGGACAGACGTGTGTGTGTGCGAACCGGCTGCTCGTACAGCGCGGAGTGTACGACGCCTTTGTGGCGCGATTCACGGACGCCGTGGCGTCGCTGCGCAGCGGCGATGTTCTGGACCCGTCGGTGCAGGTTGGTCCGCTCATCAGTCTCAAGGCGCTGGGGAAAGTGCAGGGGCTGGTGGAGGACGCCGTGCAGCACGGGGCCGCGGTCTTGCACGGGGGCCGCGTGCGCGATGGCTTGTTCTTCGAGCCCACCGTACTTGGAAATGTGACCTCCGATATGCGTGTGGCCGGCGAAGAAGTATTTGGACCGGTGGCGCCCGTGTTTCGCTTCGAAACGGAAGCGGAGGCCATCGCGCTGGCCAACAACACGGTGTACGGGTTGGCGGCGTATTTCTACAGTCGCGATGTGGGTCGCTGTTGGCGTGTGGCAGAGGCGCTGGAATTCGGCATGGTCGGCATCAATGAGGGGCTGATCTCCACGGAGCTCGCGCCGTTTGGTGGCGTCAAGGAATCGGGCATGGGGCGTGAGGGATCGCGACAGGGACTCGACGCGTATCTCGAAACGAAGTACCTGTGTTTCGGTGGCGTCTGA
- a CDS encoding zinc-dependent alcohol dehydrogenase family protein, producing the protein MSSQAVRAAVLRHTGAARPYPVSAPLAIETVSLAPPGSMEVAVRITAAGLCHSDLSVIEGSRPRPLPMLLGHEATGEVVELGAGVHDLALGDHVVFAFVPSCGHCLPCMTGRPPLCEAGAHANSTGTLLGGGIRLRDAHGTPVYHHLGVSAFAEYAVVSRRSLVRIDRTVAPEVAALFGCAVMTGVGAIANTARVRLGETVLITGLGGIGFAALLGALAAGASTVVVADINEQKLAQASALGAHLTVQVNAPTALEMVQDATHGGADIGLECAGVVSALDFTYRATKRGGRTVTVGLPHPDQRLALAPVQLVAEERALLGSYLGSSVPARDIPAYLALYQTGRLPVDRLLTHVMTLDDINHGFERMAQGNAIRQIIRF; encoded by the coding sequence ATGAGTTCACAGGCCGTACGCGCCGCCGTGCTGCGCCACACTGGCGCGGCACGACCATATCCGGTGTCGGCGCCGCTGGCGATCGAGACGGTGTCATTGGCTCCACCGGGCTCCATGGAAGTTGCTGTGCGAATCACGGCGGCCGGGCTCTGTCACTCCGATCTCTCGGTCATTGAGGGGAGTCGCCCCCGTCCGCTACCCATGCTGTTGGGGCATGAGGCCACGGGCGAAGTCGTGGAACTCGGTGCCGGTGTGCACGATCTCGCCCTCGGCGATCACGTCGTGTTCGCCTTCGTGCCGTCGTGTGGACACTGCCTGCCGTGCATGACCGGTCGGCCGCCACTCTGTGAGGCGGGGGCGCACGCCAACAGCACGGGAACACTGCTTGGCGGCGGGATCCGCCTGCGGGATGCGCACGGCACGCCGGTCTATCATCACCTTGGCGTTTCCGCATTCGCAGAGTACGCGGTGGTCTCGCGTCGCTCTCTGGTGCGTATTGATCGGACCGTCGCGCCCGAAGTGGCGGCGCTGTTCGGCTGTGCGGTGATGACGGGTGTTGGGGCCATTGCCAATACCGCCCGCGTCCGACTCGGGGAGACGGTGCTGATTACCGGCCTAGGGGGGATCGGCTTCGCGGCGCTGCTCGGTGCGCTGGCGGCCGGAGCCAGTACGGTGGTGGTCGCTGATATCAACGAACAGAAGCTGGCCCAGGCCAGCGCGCTTGGTGCGCACCTGACCGTCCAGGTGAACGCCCCTACGGCCCTCGAGATGGTGCAGGACGCGACGCACGGCGGCGCCGACATTGGCCTTGAGTGTGCGGGCGTGGTGTCCGCCCTGGACTTCACCTATCGCGCCACCAAACGTGGCGGGCGCACTGTCACGGTGGGGCTGCCCCATCCTGATCAGCGACTCGCGCTGGCGCCGGTGCAGCTGGTGGCCGAAGAACGTGCGCTGCTCGGCAGCTATCTGGGGAGCAGCGTACCGGCACGCGACATTCCGGCGTATCTCGCCCTGTATCAAACCGGGCGCTTACCTGTGGATCGTCTGCTCACGCATGTCATGACGCTCGACGACATCAATCATGGATTCGAGCGCATGGCGCAGGGCAACGCCATCCGACAGATCATCCGCTTCTAA